The following coding sequences are from one Neodiprion lecontei isolate iyNeoLeco1 chromosome 7, iyNeoLeco1.1, whole genome shotgun sequence window:
- the LOC124295418 gene encoding uncharacterized protein LOC124295418 translates to MENKKYLIGDIKENLVGRKLPTNGEVLSAFLYQHCIHKLTLKKSASGTIKKVEEKWLQAGLPTCKNSHAVQKVLQLFNEWLKLKKSRYRKKSTTQKKKETMLKEKFVKLFDIARLDPKQKLDDTKKLFLESQRSNKRYGFIDTSASNEEIHQVAMDIDVDGINQPTTSSPVQDGSIISRFQSTIGTGTTSGSQQSEMFSDFETPSSQPNPPPKIDIMTPELVSALDRANVTSRNATFILAPAYQSIGIDIETLNLSYSTIRRARLRFRQAIAEHLKEKFKTEDRYTLHWDGKILTDLTGSESVDRIAIILSTSNVNQLLGVPKIFDGTAENHAVAILNTLEDWKVTPYIKAMCFDTPAVNTGILNGTAALIERKLNRKLIWLPCRHHIFEIILKGVFEVFWPTTSGPSVPIFGRFKNWWSKADHLKYQSGMKDEFVANALNTDRLEIINLIDNFLTVTQPRNDYKELLELSLIFLDGLPENEISFKCPGTMHHARWINKAIYSLKIFMFRDQFSLSKREINSLRQICIFIILIYIKVWFTCSLAIEAPNNDLQLLKKLLLCEEIQSSVVQKALKKFSDHLWYMNEELAALALFDNNVSNEIKKKMCEAIINNKESKIIREKRYVAKGIELESFFDKDLSEFVSKNSLMLFEAFDLSYDFLEVDVSLWSNNESYRDNLDFFRRLSVVNDSAERGIALIEDYNNCLTKNEEQLQYLLQVVQEHRRSFPDCNKTTLK, encoded by the exons atggaaaataaaaaatacttaaTTGGTGATATCAAAGAAAATCTTGTTGGACGAAAATTACCAACAAACGGAGAGGTTTTATCAGCGTTCTTATATCAGCATTGTATACACAAActaacattaaaaaaaagtgcttcaggtacaataaaaaaagttgaagaaaaatggtTACAAGCTGGACTTCCAACTTGCAAAAATTCTCATGCTGTGCAgaaagttttacaattatttaatgAATGGTTGAAACTCAAGAAAAGtcgatatcgaaaaaaatctactacgcagaaaaaaaaagagacaatgttaaaagaaaagtttgtaaaattatttgatattgCTCGTTTAGATCCGAAGCAAAAACTTGATGATacaaaaaaactatttttggAATCTCAACGATCTAACAAACGTTATGGATTTATTGACACAAGTGCTTCaaatgaagaaattcatcaagTTGCCATGGATATTGATGTTGatg GTATTAATCAGCCTACAACTAGTAGTCCAGTTCAGGATGGTAGTATCATTTCACGGTTCCAATCGACAATTGGTACAGGAACGACATCTGGAAGTCAACAATCAGAAATGTTTTCTGACTTTGAAACTCCATCTAGTCAGCCAAATCCTCCTCCTAAAATTGATATAATGACTCCTGAACTTGTATCTGCCCTCGATCGAGCAAATGTTACTAGTCGAAATGCTACTTTTATCTTAGCTCCTGCTTACCAAAGTATTGGAATAGATATTGAAACATTAAATTTAAGCTACAGTACTATCCGGCGAGCCCGTCTTAGATTTAGACAAGCTATCGCAGAGCacttgaaagaaaagtttaaaaCTGAAGATCGCTATACTTTACATTGGGATGGTAAGATTTTAACTGATTTGACCGGTTCTGAATCTGTAGATAGAATTGCAATAATATTATCTACTTCGAACGTCAATCAACTCCTCGGTGtaccaaaaatatttgacGGAACTGCAGAAAATCATGCTGTAGCTATATTAAATACATTGGAAGACTGGAAAGTTACTCCTTACATTAAGGCTATGTGCTTTGACACTCCAGCAGTGAATACTG GAATACTAAATGGCACAGCCGCtttgattgaaagaaaattgaaccgGAAACTAATTTGGTTACCTTGTCGCCACCacattttcgaaattattttgaaaggAGTTTTTGAGGTGTTTTGGCCCACAACTTCTGGTCCCAGTGTACCTATTTTTGGGCGATTTAAAAATTGGTGGAGCAAAGCCGATCATTTAAAGTATCAAAGTGGCATGAAAGATGAATTTGTTGCAAATGCCTTGAATACAGACAgacttgaaataattaatctcATCGATAATTTCTTAACG gtTACTCAGCCAAGGAATGATTACAAAGAACTTCTCGAGTtatcattgatttttcttgATGGTCTtccagaaaatgaaataagttTCAAATGTCCAGGAACGATGCATCATGCTCGATGGATCAATAAGGCCATTTacagcttgaaaattttcatgttcAGAGAccaattttctctttctaaaCGAGAAATTAATAGTTTGCGtcaaatatgtatttttattattttaatctaCATTAAAGTATGGTTTACTTGTTCGTTGGCAATCGAAGCACCGAATAATGATttgcaattgttgaaaaagTTACTTCTTTGCGAGGAAATTCAATCATCAGTCGTACAAAaagcattaaaaaaatttagtgatCATCTATGGTACATGAATGAAGAACTAGCAGCACTGGCATTGTTTGACAACAATGTctcaaatgaaataaaaaaaaaaatgtgtgaagcaattattaataataaggAGAGTAAAATTATTCGAGAAAAACGATACGTTGCTAAAGGAATCGAATTGGaatcattttttgataaagATTTAAGTGAATTCGTCTCGAAAAATTCACTCATGCTTTTTGAAGCCTTCGATTTATCATACGATTTTCTTGAAGTCGACGTATCATTATGGTCTAATAATGAAAGTTATAGAGataatttagatttttttagaAGACTTTCTGTAGTTAATGACTCAGCAGAACGAGGTATTGCTCTGATTGAGGATTACAACAACTGTTTAACCAAGAACGAAGAACAATTACAGTATCTATTGCAAGTCGTCCAAGAACATCGTCGTAGTTTCCCAGATTGTAATAAAACAACCTTGAAATAG